In Candidatus Hydrogenedentota bacterium, the following are encoded in one genomic region:
- the gspD gene encoding type II secretion system secretin GspD, giving the protein MIALLAVGVSVAVFPSFAQQAGKSVYAISAEHAKEEKDKRKEDRKEQKAEKKEQKKADKNGAAGEASPEEAAAPVVGQTPPPLESAEPAAPAPEQDAEPAVDETSPPQPRVESPTRPDPSATVMEPPAVDAKGVLPQAPPAPPVPKDDNRPKEGEGEREPFFIDFNKQPLTEVIAAIGPMVGKNFLLDPTISTQEVTLITHAPLPPDMIMPIFESVLNTFQFKLVETADGNLVKIVPITEGKDQEELRIGEVKPPTGYEGYLFQVVQVKHAAASEISQLLTEVGSKEAKVTVYERTNMLLLYGTEASIRKMMELIEEVDQPGFDEVVEFFTLEFTRADVVAQQIQQVLMGDETQGGGAAAPQPGQPVVRQPTPVVRPSRPGTSTGSAATQQVIGTQALTLRITPDERLNALIVVASQPLMVRVRDLIEKLDSPTPPDSNNMHVRELQFADAELVQEALQSLISGGGSLGSRTSRTGTGGATGRNVSTASTGGGAGAVASGGGGPGADVQPFEKNVTISMFEQTNALLIIASPQDYKLLDSIIAQIDKPSRQVLVEAIIMEVGIGDQFRLAIEAAGLTDNDYFALNNIVNLANVLTQGPLASLEGGDILNFGIIDGTTSLQIPGADGTSTTQEVNNVPFLLQALESLTALDVLSRPSVITVDNEEANVLDGQNIPIPSGSERNLGQGGTTGATIFTPTQREDVGVIMKVTPQISEGDYVFLDLDIEVSRPIQSTVGIDPNATGVTLAKSNIITKAVVRDGSTGILGGLLSEGTDRSRRQTPILGDLWLIGSLFGRKDYNRTKRNLVVLITPHIVKEGIDYDRLTSAQMNKAAVANADLFFERGIIKVLPTKAKLRSKYRPTDAAMKEVRGISEDAAPTTLERGTLQGAQ; this is encoded by the coding sequence ATGATCGCGTTGTTGGCGGTTGGCGTGTCTGTTGCGGTCTTTCCTTCGTTCGCGCAGCAGGCGGGCAAGTCGGTGTATGCGATCTCCGCCGAGCATGCCAAGGAAGAAAAGGACAAGCGCAAGGAAGACCGCAAAGAGCAGAAGGCGGAGAAAAAGGAACAGAAGAAGGCGGATAAGAACGGCGCCGCAGGCGAGGCAAGCCCCGAGGAAGCGGCCGCGCCGGTTGTCGGGCAGACGCCGCCGCCGCTCGAATCGGCGGAACCTGCCGCCCCCGCGCCGGAGCAGGACGCCGAACCCGCCGTCGACGAGACTTCGCCGCCGCAACCGCGTGTCGAATCTCCGACGCGTCCGGACCCGTCCGCAACGGTGATGGAACCGCCCGCAGTCGATGCAAAAGGGGTTTTGCCTCAAGCGCCGCCCGCGCCGCCGGTGCCGAAAGATGATAATCGCCCCAAGGAGGGAGAGGGTGAACGCGAGCCGTTCTTCATCGACTTCAACAAGCAGCCGTTGACGGAGGTGATCGCCGCGATTGGCCCGATGGTGGGCAAGAACTTTCTGCTCGATCCGACGATTAGCACGCAGGAAGTCACGCTGATTACGCACGCGCCGCTTCCACCCGACATGATCATGCCAATCTTCGAGTCCGTGCTGAACACGTTCCAGTTCAAATTGGTGGAAACTGCGGACGGCAATCTCGTGAAGATTGTGCCCATCACGGAGGGGAAAGATCAGGAAGAGTTGCGCATCGGCGAGGTTAAGCCACCCACGGGGTACGAAGGGTATTTGTTTCAGGTCGTGCAAGTGAAGCACGCGGCCGCGAGCGAGATTTCGCAACTGCTCACGGAGGTCGGATCGAAAGAAGCCAAGGTCACTGTATACGAACGCACGAACATGCTTCTGCTGTACGGCACCGAGGCGAGCATTCGCAAGATGATGGAACTGATCGAGGAAGTCGATCAGCCCGGGTTCGACGAAGTCGTCGAGTTCTTCACGCTCGAATTCACGCGCGCGGACGTCGTGGCGCAGCAGATTCAGCAGGTGTTGATGGGCGACGAAACGCAGGGTGGTGGTGCGGCCGCGCCGCAGCCGGGCCAGCCCGTCGTGCGGCAACCCACGCCCGTGGTGCGGCCCTCGCGCCCCGGCACGAGCACGGGCTCGGCGGCTACGCAGCAAGTCATCGGCACCCAGGCGCTCACGTTGCGCATCACGCCGGACGAACGGTTGAACGCGCTGATAGTCGTCGCGTCGCAACCGCTGATGGTCCGCGTGCGCGATCTGATCGAGAAGCTGGATTCGCCGACGCCGCCGGACTCGAACAACATGCACGTGCGCGAATTGCAGTTCGCCGACGCGGAACTGGTGCAGGAAGCGCTGCAGAGTTTAATCAGCGGTGGCGGCAGTCTTGGTTCGCGCACCTCACGGACCGGGACGGGCGGTGCAACAGGCCGGAACGTGAGCACGGCTTCGACCGGAGGCGGCGCGGGTGCGGTCGCTTCGGGGGGCGGTGGTCCCGGCGCGGACGTGCAACCGTTCGAAAAGAACGTCACGATATCGATGTTCGAGCAGACCAACGCGCTGCTGATCATCGCGTCTCCGCAGGACTACAAGCTGCTCGATTCGATCATTGCGCAAATCGACAAGCCTTCGCGGCAGGTGCTGGTCGAGGCGATCATTATGGAAGTGGGGATTGGCGACCAGTTCCGGCTTGCGATCGAAGCCGCGGGCCTGACGGACAACGACTACTTCGCGTTGAACAACATCGTGAATCTCGCCAATGTGCTCACGCAGGGGCCGCTGGCGTCGCTCGAAGGCGGGGACATCCTCAATTTCGGCATCATCGACGGCACGACCAGTCTGCAGATTCCCGGCGCAGACGGCACCAGCACCACGCAGGAAGTGAACAACGTTCCGTTCCTGTTGCAGGCGCTGGAATCGCTCACCGCATTGGATGTGTTGTCGCGTCCGAGCGTTATCACCGTGGACAACGAAGAAGCCAACGTGCTGGACGGCCAGAACATCCCGATTCCGTCGGGTTCGGAACGCAACCTCGGCCAAGGCGGGACCACAGGCGCAACGATCTTTACTCCAACGCAACGCGAGGACGTTGGCGTGATCATGAAAGTCACGCCGCAGATCAGTGAGGGCGACTACGTATTTCTCGATCTCGACATCGAGGTATCGCGCCCGATTCAGAGCACGGTCGGCATCGATCCAAACGCAACAGGCGTGACGCTGGCGAAGTCGAACATCATTACGAAAGCGGTTGTGCGCGACGGGTCCACGGGTATCCTTGGCGGGCTCCTGAGCGAAGGCACGGACCGCAGCCGGCGGCAGACCCCGATTCTCGGAGACTTGTGGTTAATTGGTTCATTGTTTGGGCGCAAAGACTACAACCGCACAAAACGCAATCTGGTCGTGCTGATTACGCCGCACATCGTCAAGGAAGGCATCGACTACGACCGGTTGACCAGTGCCCAGATGAACAAGGCCGCCGTCGCGAATGCGGACCTGTTCTTCGAGCGCGGGATTATCAAGGTGCTGCCGACGAAGGCCAAGCTGCGCAGCAAGTATCGGCCGACCGACGCAGCAATGAAAGAAGTGCGGGGAATCTCGGAAGACGCGGCGCCCACGACGTTGGAGCGCGGCACCTTACAGGGAGCGCAGTAG
- a CDS encoding PDZ domain-containing protein — protein MVKGLLIRQALTAINILLALVIAYIIFLVCMQQFGAQVSSSPLDDLSADAAGDTIEIASVGPRSEYDAIVNGKLFGAAGTVAAPPPDAPVPVSDVVVQTSAPFKLLATVASYPTDPLATAVIDNPSATTPNKTSTYYLGRPVTENYVLLEVHRRRVILLNTEKNRKEELQMDQLGGMAALAKNTAPGGRNARVAAAGGGDSANHVSVERTAVMEELNSYDYADLMAQLNPTLVEDEKGNVTGITSASLTSIPIAKQVGLKDNDVIQAVNGITIDSEQKIGEIAQKVANANTIRLSVLRDGKPQMLTVKVQ, from the coding sequence GTGGTTAAAGGACTTCTCATACGGCAAGCCCTGACGGCCATTAATATCCTATTAGCGCTAGTTATTGCCTACATTATTTTTCTCGTGTGTATGCAGCAGTTTGGCGCGCAGGTGTCCAGCAGCCCGCTGGACGACCTGTCGGCTGACGCCGCGGGGGACACCATCGAAATTGCGTCGGTCGGGCCACGTTCCGAATACGACGCGATCGTGAACGGCAAGTTGTTCGGAGCGGCGGGCACGGTGGCCGCGCCGCCGCCCGACGCGCCTGTGCCCGTTTCGGACGTTGTCGTGCAAACGTCGGCGCCGTTCAAGCTGCTGGCGACGGTGGCATCGTACCCAACCGATCCGCTGGCGACCGCGGTCATCGACAATCCCTCGGCGACAACGCCGAACAAGACGTCGACGTACTATCTCGGCAGGCCCGTCACGGAAAACTATGTTCTGCTCGAGGTCCATCGCCGCCGCGTGATTCTGCTCAACACGGAGAAGAACCGGAAAGAAGAGTTGCAGATGGATCAGCTCGGCGGTATGGCGGCGTTGGCGAAAAACACGGCGCCCGGCGGGCGCAACGCGAGGGTTGCCGCGGCGGGCGGCGGCGACAGCGCGAACCATGTCAGCGTCGAGCGTACGGCGGTGATGGAAGAATTGAACAGCTACGATTACGCCGACCTCATGGCGCAGTTGAACCCGACCTTGGTGGAAGACGAGAAAGGGAACGTGACCGGCATTACATCCGCAAGCCTCACCAGCATTCCGATTGCGAAACAGGTCGGCCTGAAGGACAACGATGTGATTCAGGCAGTCAACGGCATCACGATCGACAGCGAACAGAAAATCGGCGAGATAGCGCAGAAAGTCGCAAACGCGAATACGATTCGCCTGAGCGTGCTGCGCGACGGCAAACCGCAGATGCTTACAGTAAAGGTGCAATAG
- the gspF gene encoding type II secretion system inner membrane protein GspF: MGVFEYEAMAKSGKSVRGVIDADTPAAARRKLREQELYPTKLSQSDAKAAAGGGPVVEERGTLVGRISQRDISLMTRQLAVLLQAGMPLVEALGALMEQTANPRLRKTIFAVRDKVNEGVTLGDALSAHKRIFSELYINMVRAGEQSGALESVLFRIADITERADRLKRKVTSMLAYPILMALVGISIVTFMMTFVVPKIVRIFTAQKRELPFITELMINTSQFIRDWWFLLVGGAIGVYVLWRFWVSRPEGRLRWDRFKMKLPLVGPLYIKMISTRFARTLGTMLQSGLTMMNALDVVKSVLGNKVVEASMDDVKSGVRRGRDLTVPLRETGFFPPMLLHMVELGQRSGEIENMLIKVADTYDEDIEMTVDGIVSLLEPMMILIMGVFVGFLVMSILLPIFDISSGM; encoded by the coding sequence ATGGGCGTGTTCGAGTACGAGGCGATGGCCAAGTCCGGCAAGTCGGTGCGCGGCGTGATTGATGCCGACACGCCGGCGGCGGCCCGCCGCAAGCTGCGCGAACAAGAGCTGTACCCCACCAAGTTGTCGCAGTCGGACGCGAAGGCGGCGGCAGGCGGCGGTCCGGTCGTGGAAGAGCGCGGCACATTGGTCGGCCGGATATCGCAACGCGATATTTCGCTGATGACGCGCCAGCTTGCCGTGTTGTTGCAGGCGGGCATGCCGCTGGTCGAGGCCCTCGGCGCGCTTATGGAACAAACCGCGAACCCGCGCTTGCGCAAGACCATTTTCGCAGTACGCGACAAGGTGAACGAGGGCGTCACGTTGGGCGACGCGTTGTCCGCGCACAAGCGCATCTTCTCCGAGTTGTACATCAACATGGTGCGCGCCGGAGAGCAGAGCGGCGCGCTCGAGAGCGTGTTGTTCCGCATCGCGGACATTACGGAGCGGGCGGACCGTCTGAAGCGCAAAGTCACGTCGATGCTCGCGTACCCCATCCTGATGGCGCTGGTCGGTATTTCGATCGTAACGTTCATGATGACGTTCGTGGTCCCGAAGATCGTGCGCATATTCACCGCGCAGAAACGGGAATTGCCGTTCATTACCGAACTGATGATTAACACCAGCCAGTTCATACGCGACTGGTGGTTCCTGTTGGTCGGCGGAGCGATTGGAGTTTACGTGTTGTGGCGGTTCTGGGTGTCGCGTCCTGAAGGGAGGCTGCGTTGGGACCGGTTCAAGATGAAGCTGCCGCTGGTCGGTCCGTTGTACATCAAGATGATCAGCACGCGGTTCGCGCGTACGCTCGGCACGATGCTGCAGAGCGGACTCACGATGATGAACGCACTCGACGTGGTCAAATCGGTGCTGGGAAACAAGGTGGTCGAAGCGTCGATGGACGACGTGAAATCGGGGGTGCGCCGCGGACGCGACCTCACGGTGCCGCTGCGGGAAACGGGCTTTTTCCCGCCGATGCTGCTGCACATGGTCGAATTGGGCCAGCGCAGCGGCGAAATCGAGAACATGCTGATCAAAGTTGCAGACACCTATGACGAAGACATCGAGATGACGGTGGACGGGATTGTGAGTCTGCTCGAACCGATGATGATTTTGATCATGGGTGTCTTTGTCGGGTTCCTGGTCATGTCGATACTGTTGCCCATCTTCGATATCAGTTCGGGCATGTAG
- the gspG gene encoding type II secretion system major pseudopilin GspG, with the protein MKTHRTAARRRGETGFTLIELMVVIVIIGMLAAIVVPRFMGAAGKAAQTSARAQISSFKTALQLYKLDNVRYPTTSEGLETLIKNASGKNYLNDVETLPKDPWGNAYQYTCPGQNGRDFDIVSLGADGAAGGEGENADVQSWNLQQQN; encoded by the coding sequence ATGAAAACACATCGGACGGCCGCGCGGCGCCGCGGCGAAACCGGTTTCACGCTCATCGAACTTATGGTGGTGATTGTGATCATCGGCATGCTCGCGGCCATTGTCGTGCCGCGATTTATGGGTGCGGCGGGCAAGGCGGCGCAGACTTCGGCGCGCGCGCAGATCAGCTCGTTCAAGACGGCGCTGCAATTGTACAAGCTTGATAACGTTCGCTATCCGACAACGAGCGAAGGCTTGGAGACACTCATTAAAAACGCGTCCGGCAAGAACTATTTAAACGACGTCGAGACGTTGCCGAAAGACCCATGGGGCAACGCGTACCAGTATACGTGTCCCGGGCAGAACGGGCGCGATTTCGACATTGTGTCGCTCGGCGCGGACGGCGCCGCGGGCGGCGAGGGTGAGAACGCGGACGTGCAGAGCTGGAACCTGCAACAGCAGAACTGA
- the gspE gene encoding type II secretion system ATPase GspE: MSDRRGNLLGEILVRLGHVHSEQVQEALELQKIRAKRTRIGELLMDVGYCEEDHVLEALSEQFDIPFDREIRGSMDSALTTKAPINFIREYRMVPFKQNGSCFYVAVNDPVNLLPLDDLRLLLGGAVEPVLCRNDDIQNVIDTYFDQQGENARDMIDNIVLAGGEDDEIQTLDMMDADRDLLDLANEAPIIKLINLLISGAVKERASDIHVEPFEREVRVRYRIDGVLYEKLTVPKSQQAAIISRVKIMAHLNIAEHRLPQDGRIKIRLSGKEIDIRVSIIPIAHGERVVMRILEKGSFLLGLEDVGMDEHDFKLFDKLIQSSHGIILVTGPTGSGKSTTLYAGLQRVSSPELNIITVEDPIEYQMQGIGQIQVKPKIGLTFAAGLRSILRQDPDVILVGEIRDLETADMAIQASLTGHLVFSTLHTNDSAGAITRLVNMGIEPFLVSSSTLAILAQRLVRNICRHCREEYEPELESLMELGLTRDQAMGRTAFRGRGCDRCQGRGYYGRTGIFELLIMTPMIQDLTLRGVDSNIIKREAKKAGMRTLREDGASKVFKGVSTIEEVMRVTRDDVLLEVAE, encoded by the coding sequence GTGTCCGATCGGCGCGGAAATTTGCTCGGCGAAATCCTGGTTCGCCTGGGCCATGTCCACTCCGAGCAGGTGCAGGAAGCGCTCGAACTGCAGAAAATCCGCGCGAAACGCACCCGTATCGGCGAGCTGCTCATGGACGTCGGGTACTGCGAAGAAGACCACGTACTCGAAGCGCTGAGCGAGCAGTTCGACATACCGTTCGATCGCGAAATTCGCGGGTCGATGGATTCCGCGCTTACGACGAAGGCCCCGATCAATTTCATCCGCGAGTACCGCATGGTGCCGTTCAAGCAAAACGGAAGCTGCTTCTATGTCGCGGTCAACGATCCGGTGAACCTGCTGCCGCTCGACGACCTGCGGCTGCTGCTCGGCGGCGCGGTCGAACCGGTGCTTTGCCGGAATGACGATATCCAAAACGTGATCGATACGTACTTTGACCAGCAGGGCGAAAACGCGCGCGACATGATCGATAACATCGTGCTCGCCGGCGGCGAAGACGACGAAATCCAAACGCTCGATATGATGGACGCGGACCGCGACCTCCTCGATCTCGCGAACGAAGCCCCCATCATCAAGCTGATCAACCTGCTGATTTCCGGCGCGGTGAAAGAGCGCGCGTCGGACATCCATGTCGAGCCGTTCGAGCGCGAAGTCCGGGTGCGCTACCGCATCGACGGCGTGCTTTACGAGAAGTTGACGGTGCCGAAATCGCAACAGGCGGCTATCATCTCCCGCGTCAAGATCATGGCGCACCTCAACATCGCCGAACACCGCCTTCCGCAGGATGGGCGCATCAAGATTCGCCTGAGCGGCAAGGAAATCGATATCCGCGTATCGATCATTCCGATTGCGCACGGCGAACGCGTCGTGATGCGTATTCTCGAGAAGGGCAGTTTTCTGCTTGGTCTCGAAGACGTGGGTATGGACGAACACGACTTCAAGTTGTTCGACAAGCTTATCCAGAGTTCGCACGGAATCATCCTGGTCACGGGGCCGACCGGCTCGGGAAAATCGACAACGCTGTACGCGGGATTGCAGCGGGTGAGCTCGCCCGAACTCAATATCATTACGGTCGAGGACCCGATCGAATACCAGATGCAGGGTATCGGCCAGATTCAGGTGAAGCCAAAGATCGGGCTGACCTTCGCGGCGGGACTGCGCAGTATCCTGCGCCAGGACCCGGACGTGATACTCGTCGGCGAAATCCGGGATCTCGAGACCGCCGACATGGCGATTCAGGCATCGCTCACCGGCCACCTCGTGTTTTCGACGCTGCACACGAACGACAGCGCGGGCGCGATTACGCGGTTGGTGAATATGGGCATCGAGCCTTTCCTCGTGAGTTCCTCGACGCTCGCCATTCTCGCGCAGCGGCTCGTGCGCAACATTTGCAGGCACTGCCGCGAGGAATACGAGCCGGAGCTGGAAAGCTTGATGGAGCTTGGCCTCACGCGCGACCAGGCAATGGGGCGCACCGCGTTCCGCGGACGCGGCTGCGACCGCTGCCAGGGCCGCGGTTACTACGGCCGCACGGGCATCTTCGAGTTACTCATCATGACGCCGATGATACAGGACTTGACGTTGCGCGGTGTCGACTCGAACATTATCAAGCGCGAAGCCAAGAAGGCTGGAATGCGGACCTTGCGCGAGGACGGCGCTTCGAAAGTTTTCAAGGGCGTGTCAACGATCGAAGAGGTGATGCGCGTTACACGAGACGACGTGCTTCTCGAAGTGGCGGAGTAG